A window of Alkalicoccobacillus plakortidis genomic DNA:
TTATATATATTTGAGCCCACATCACAAGAAACTAAGCGACCCGCTATTCTATTTTTTAATGGAGGAAGTTTTAAAAAGGAACCAAAGTCACCCGTTCAATTTCAGCATCAAGCCGAATATTTTTCTTCTTTAGGTATGGTTGCAATATGTGTTGATTACAGGAATGGGGCTGATATGGGGTTCTTACCAACTCAAGCTATTAGTGATGTTAAATCAGCTGTGCGATACGTTAGGCGGAATTCGGAAGGTTTAAGAGTGGATCCTAACAAAGTAGTCGTATGTGGTTCGTCAGCGGGTGGATATATTACAGTTTCTGCAATTACGTTCAATGATCTAAATGACGACAACCAATATGAAAATCATAATAAAGACCATGTTCCAAGTTATTTAATTATTTTTGCCGTTGGAATGGATGGTATTGATATCATGGCAAGAAGGTATCCTCAGTTACTCTACAAGGCTAAAGAAATTTCTCCGATTCACAACATTAAAAAATGTTTACCGACTACATTATGGCTTTGTGGTACAGGTGACGACTTATATGTGCAGAATAAAAAGTTTATTAACCTAATGAAACATGAAGGAAATGAGATAACTTTAAAAACATATAAAGGCATGGAACATGGCTTTTTTAATTATGGCAGACATCACAATGAGTATTTTAATCAAACAAAAGATGAAATGGAAACATTTTTAAGGGATATGCACGTCGTCTAGTAGAGATGTAATAACTCAATCTGATATACACCAAACAGCTAATGTAGGTGCATTAGTACAAATACTAGTT
This region includes:
- a CDS encoding alpha/beta hydrolase → MSNIEFDFPIVEKTYKVVGKRDLKLYIFEPTSQETKRPAILFFNGGSFKKEPKSPVQFQHQAEYFSSLGMVAICVDYRNGADMGFLPTQAISDVKSAVRYVRRNSEGLRVDPNKVVVCGSSAGGYITVSAITFNDLNDDNQYENHNKDHVPSYLIIFAVGMDGIDIMARRYPQLLYKAKEISPIHNIKKCLPTTLWLCGTGDDLYVQNKKFINLMKHEGNEITLKTYKGMEHGFFNYGRHHNEYFNQTKDEMETFLRDMHVV